From the genome of Halomonas sp. 1513, one region includes:
- a CDS encoding imidazolonepropionase codes for MPGTQPTAMLWRDVTLFDGHRSHPEPMAVIVEGKRIDQVMPMAQADDARLAACREMARGGVMTPGLVDCHTHLVFGGSRADEFEQRLEGVGYEEIARRGGGILSTVNATRAASEDELFAAARPRLEALMAEGVTTVEIKSGYGLTVSDELKMLRVARRLGEALPVRVVTTLLGAHALPPAFKNDSDGYIRLVCEEMIPAAIAEGLADAVDVFCEKIAFSVAQCERVFAAAKAQGLPIKAHAEQLSNLGGSAAAARFGALSADHIEYLDEAGVAALRDAGSVAVLLPGAFHTLRETQLPPIDALHRAGVPMAVATDANPGSSPIFDPTLMLNFACTLFRLTPQEALAGMTAHGALALGLAEQGLGRIRAGAPADLCLWSADTPAALAYAVQPGRLRQRIFNGEVAHG; via the coding sequence ATGCCAGGCACCCAGCCAACCGCCATGCTATGGCGCGACGTCACGCTCTTCGACGGCCATCGCAGCCACCCCGAGCCGATGGCGGTGATCGTCGAGGGCAAGCGTATCGACCAGGTGATGCCAATGGCCCAGGCGGACGATGCACGGCTTGCCGCGTGCCGCGAAATGGCCCGCGGCGGCGTGATGACCCCCGGCCTGGTGGACTGCCATACCCATCTGGTGTTTGGCGGCTCGCGGGCCGATGAATTCGAGCAGCGCCTCGAAGGCGTCGGCTACGAGGAGATCGCCCGCCGCGGCGGCGGCATCCTCAGCACCGTCAACGCCACCCGCGCGGCCAGCGAGGACGAACTCTTCGCCGCCGCCCGGCCGCGCCTCGAAGCACTGATGGCCGAGGGCGTGACCACGGTGGAGATCAAGTCCGGCTACGGCCTGACGGTCAGCGACGAGCTCAAGATGCTGCGCGTGGCGCGTCGCCTGGGCGAGGCGCTGCCGGTGCGAGTGGTCACCACCCTGCTCGGCGCCCACGCCCTGCCGCCGGCGTTCAAGAACGATAGCGACGGCTATATCCGCCTGGTCTGCGAAGAGATGATCCCCGCCGCCATTGCCGAGGGCCTGGCCGACGCCGTCGACGTATTCTGCGAGAAGATCGCCTTCTCGGTGGCCCAGTGCGAGCGGGTCTTCGCCGCCGCCAAGGCCCAAGGCCTGCCCATCAAGGCCCACGCCGAGCAACTCTCCAACCTCGGCGGCAGCGCCGCCGCGGCGCGCTTCGGCGCCCTCTCCGCCGACCATATCGAATACCTCGACGAGGCCGGCGTAGCCGCCCTACGCGACGCAGGCAGCGTCGCCGTGCTGCTGCCCGGTGCCTTCCACACCCTGCGCGAGACCCAGCTGCCGCCCATCGACGCCCTGCACCGCGCAGGCGTGCCGATGGCCGTGGCCACCGACGCCAACCCCGGCAGCTCACCGATCTTCGACCCGACGCTGATGCTCAACTTCGCCTGCACCCTGTTCCGACTTACGCCTCAGGAAGCCCTGGCCGGCATGACCGCCCACGGCGCATTGGCGCTCGGACTCGCCGAACAAGGCCTCGGCCGCATCCGAGCCGGCGCCCCGGCGGACCTCTGCCTGTGGAGCGCCGACACCCCGGCGGCGCTGGCCTATGCCGTGCAGCCCGGCCGGTTGCGCCAGCGAATCTTTAACGGCGAGGTGGCCCATGGCTAA
- a CDS encoding histidine utilization repressor — MGSSPPLYLQIQQHLLEKIHSGVWPTHHQIPPEEQLARDFGVSRMTANKAIRDLVQQGYLTRQPGLGTFVTDRKAESSLVDVHNIAEEVRSRGHAYSNQVLASEAIAADDEVALRLGVRLGTQVFHTLIVHCENTIPIQLEDRYVNPRWVPDYLATDFSRHTPNEVLVAACPISDIEHVVEAVLVDATTAGHLDTETSRPCLSMIRRTWSGEHLISYARLIHPGERYKLRSSVHRNGS, encoded by the coding sequence ATGGGCAGCTCTCCCCCGCTCTACCTGCAGATTCAGCAACACCTGCTGGAGAAGATTCACAGCGGCGTCTGGCCGACGCACCATCAGATCCCCCCCGAGGAGCAGCTGGCCCGCGACTTCGGCGTCAGTCGCATGACCGCCAACAAGGCGATACGCGACCTGGTGCAGCAGGGTTACCTGACCCGCCAACCGGGGCTCGGCACCTTCGTCACCGACCGCAAGGCGGAGTCATCGCTGGTCGACGTGCATAACATCGCCGAGGAGGTGCGCAGCCGCGGCCACGCCTACAGTAATCAGGTACTCGCCAGCGAAGCCATCGCCGCCGACGACGAGGTGGCCCTGCGCCTCGGCGTGCGCCTCGGCACCCAGGTCTTCCACACCCTGATCGTGCACTGCGAGAACACGATACCGATCCAGCTCGAGGATCGCTACGTCAACCCGCGCTGGGTGCCCGACTACCTGGCCACCGACTTCTCGCGTCACACCCCCAACGAGGTGCTGGTGGCGGCCTGCCCGATCAGCGATATCGAGCACGTGGTCGAAGCGGTGCTGGTGGATGCCACCACCGCCGGCCATCTCGACACCGAGACCAGCCGCCCCTGCCTGAGCATGATCCGCCGCACCTGGTCCGGCGAGCATCTGATCAGCTATGCCCGGCTGATACACCCCGGCGAGCGCTACAAGCTGCGCTCCTCGGTGCACCGCAACGGCAGCTGA
- a CDS encoding DUF1269 domain-containing protein produces the protein MQRLYFLTPDLDTTVNIAHELEDLGLSQSEVHVTGRDWVHLKERGVNNATLRQTSDVGHAAVRGLLFGIPLGCALGVLVYFVLGEGLGDVGISMVIAGMGIFGGLFGVWTSTMIGVSVHDVKVDKYEDEIERGAFLMMVDVAKEQESKVYSAIHRHHPEVIIDKVTAEERRHHCGTGV, from the coding sequence ATGCAGCGCCTCTACTTCCTTACCCCCGACCTGGATACCACGGTCAATATCGCCCATGAGTTGGAGGATCTGGGTTTGTCCCAGAGTGAAGTGCACGTCACCGGGCGCGACTGGGTGCACCTCAAGGAGCGCGGCGTCAACAATGCTACCCTGCGTCAGACCTCCGACGTGGGGCATGCCGCCGTGCGCGGTTTGTTGTTCGGCATCCCGCTGGGCTGCGCCCTCGGCGTGCTGGTCTACTTCGTGCTGGGCGAGGGCCTAGGCGACGTTGGCATCAGTATGGTGATCGCCGGGATGGGCATTTTCGGCGGGCTGTTCGGCGTCTGGACCAGCACCATGATCGGCGTCTCGGTCCACGACGTGAAAGTCGACAAGTACGAAGACGAGATCGAACGCGGTGCCTTCCTGATGATGGTCGACGTCGCCAAGGAACAGGAATCGAAAGTCTATTCGGCGATTCACCGCCATCACCCTGAAGTGATCATCGATAAAGTAACAGCGGAAGAGCGACGTCATCACTGTGGCACTGGTGTTTAA
- a CDS encoding cytochrome-c oxidase, translating to MAIAIAVIVLAVGSVLFFFFSPWYLTPLASNWGAIDDTIQITLWVTGAVFLAVNLFLAYVVVRYRFNQRRRSQYDPENKSLEIWLTGLTTLGIAGLLAPGLVVWASFVSPPEDAHQVEVVGQQWHWSFRFPGEDGRFGSAHNRFIDEHNPFGLIDDPAGQDDILITAPHLLLPVDRPVKMVLRSKDVLHNVKVANFRAKMDMVPGQTSYFWFTPTVLGEYEIVCAQLCGIAHFAMRGRIEVVEQQVFDAWLAEQPTYAELAARQPGDPQAGESRYTSCAACHGAEGQGNQDLNAPKLAGLDAWYLERQLELFRSGARGTHEDDIYGIQMRPFASMLPDRQAIADVAAYIETLPERPLQASLDAGDPERGARRYRTCANCHGQQGQGIRATNGPRLAGMPDWYLERQLQNFRQGIRGRHREDPYGNQMIEMAQVLVDEQAVSDVVAYIMTLPQPGGEMAAVTSAAREE from the coding sequence GTGGCAATTGCGATTGCGGTCATCGTGTTGGCGGTGGGCTCGGTGCTGTTCTTCTTTTTCAGCCCCTGGTACCTCACCCCACTGGCGTCCAATTGGGGGGCGATCGACGACACCATCCAGATCACCCTGTGGGTGACCGGGGCGGTGTTCCTGGCAGTGAACCTGTTCCTGGCCTACGTGGTCGTTCGCTACCGTTTCAATCAGCGCCGGCGCTCCCAGTACGACCCGGAGAACAAGTCGCTGGAGATATGGTTGACCGGTCTCACCACGCTGGGCATTGCCGGCCTGCTGGCACCGGGCCTGGTGGTCTGGGCGTCCTTCGTGTCGCCACCGGAGGATGCGCATCAGGTTGAGGTCGTGGGCCAGCAGTGGCACTGGAGTTTCCGCTTCCCGGGGGAAGATGGCCGTTTCGGCTCGGCCCACAATCGTTTCATCGATGAGCACAACCCCTTCGGTCTGATCGATGATCCGGCGGGTCAGGACGATATCCTGATTACCGCGCCACACCTGCTGCTGCCGGTGGATCGACCGGTGAAGATGGTGCTGCGATCCAAGGACGTGCTGCACAACGTCAAAGTGGCCAACTTCCGCGCCAAGATGGACATGGTGCCGGGGCAGACCTCCTACTTCTGGTTCACGCCCACCGTGCTTGGCGAGTACGAGATCGTCTGTGCCCAACTTTGCGGCATCGCCCATTTTGCCATGCGCGGGCGCATCGAGGTGGTCGAGCAGCAGGTCTTCGACGCCTGGCTCGCCGAGCAGCCCACCTATGCCGAACTCGCCGCTCGCCAGCCTGGCGACCCGCAAGCGGGGGAGTCCCGCTATACCAGCTGTGCCGCCTGCCATGGCGCCGAAGGGCAGGGCAATCAGGACCTCAACGCACCCAAGCTGGCGGGGCTCGACGCCTGGTACCTGGAGCGTCAGCTCGAGCTGTTCCGCAGCGGGGCGCGTGGTACTCACGAAGACGACATCTACGGCATCCAGATGCGTCCCTTCGCCAGCATGCTGCCCGACCGCCAGGCGATAGCCGACGTGGCGGCCTATATCGAAACCCTACCCGAGCGGCCGCTTCAGGCCAGCCTGGACGCCGGCGACCCCGAGCGCGGCGCGCGCCGCTATCGCACATGCGCCAACTGCCATGGCCAGCAGGGGCAGGGCATCCGCGCCACCAACGGCCCGCGGCTGGCGGGCATGCCGGACTGGTACCTGGAGCGCCAGCTGCAGAATTTCCGGCAAGGGATTCGCGGGCGGCATCGCGAGGATCCCTACGGCAACCAGATGATCGAGATGGCCCAGGTGCTGGTCGACGAGCAGGCGGTCAGCGACGTGGTGGCCTACATCATGACCCTGCCGCAGCCCGGTGGCGAGATGGCGGCGGTGACGTCAGCGGCCAGGGAGGAGTGA
- a CDS encoding cytochrome c oxidase subunit I, translating to MADHGQHSVPHAPAGEFDDMELVHPKTFLGKYVWSQDAKVIAIQYGVTAIAIGLVALVLSILMRLQLGFPNTFSLIDPASYLQYVTMHGMIMVVYLLTALFLGAFGNYLIPLMCGARDMAFPYLNMLSYWFYLAAVLILMASFFVPGGATGAGWTLYPPQAISPGTPGIDGGILLMFASLSVFIAGFTMGGLNYVVTVLQARTRGMTLMRLPLTIWGIFMATVMALLAFPALLVAILMMLCDMLLGTSFFMPEMLNLGEQSGHEGGSPLLYQHLFWFFGHPEVYIVALPAFGIVSDILATHARKNIFGYRMMVWAIIIIGVLSFVVWAHHMFVSGMNPYFGFLFATTTLIIAVPTAIKVYNWVLTLWRGNIRMTVPMLFAIGFIFTFVNGGLSGLFLGNVTVDVPLADTYFVVGHFHMVMAVAPVLVVFGAIYHWYPKITGRMMDDTLGKVHFWVTFLGTYAIFYPMHFMGFAGVPRRYYGYGETAYIPDSIQTLNAFMSVAAIIVALVQLVFFYNLVRSYFHGRQAGPNPWQATTLEWQTEHTPPRHGNFGAELPVVYRWAYDYSVPGAKQDFLPQNMPPEAVEADDAAPRRSS from the coding sequence ATGGCAGACCACGGACAGCACAGCGTGCCCCACGCCCCGGCGGGCGAGTTCGACGACATGGAGCTGGTGCATCCCAAGACGTTCCTCGGCAAGTACGTGTGGAGCCAGGATGCCAAGGTGATCGCCATTCAGTACGGCGTGACCGCCATCGCCATCGGGCTGGTGGCGCTGGTGCTATCGATCCTGATGCGACTGCAGCTGGGGTTTCCCAACACCTTCTCGTTGATCGACCCGGCCAGCTACCTGCAGTACGTCACCATGCACGGCATGATCATGGTGGTCTATCTGCTTACCGCACTGTTCCTCGGCGCCTTCGGCAACTACCTGATTCCGCTGATGTGTGGCGCCAGGGACATGGCCTTTCCCTACCTCAACATGCTCAGCTACTGGTTCTACCTGGCCGCGGTGCTGATCCTGATGGCCAGCTTCTTCGTGCCGGGGGGCGCCACCGGTGCCGGCTGGACGCTCTATCCGCCCCAGGCGATCAGCCCCGGGACGCCGGGCATCGACGGCGGCATCCTGCTGATGTTCGCGTCGCTGTCGGTGTTCATTGCCGGCTTCACCATGGGCGGCCTCAACTACGTGGTCACGGTGCTCCAGGCGCGCACCCGGGGCATGACGCTGATGCGCCTGCCGCTGACCATCTGGGGGATCTTCATGGCCACGGTGATGGCGCTGCTGGCCTTTCCGGCGCTGCTGGTGGCGATCCTGATGATGCTCTGCGACATGCTGCTGGGCACCAGCTTCTTCATGCCCGAGATGCTCAACCTCGGCGAGCAGTCCGGCCATGAGGGCGGCAGTCCCTTGCTCTACCAGCATCTGTTCTGGTTCTTCGGCCATCCCGAGGTGTATATCGTCGCGCTGCCGGCGTTCGGCATCGTCTCCGACATTCTCGCCACCCATGCGCGCAAGAACATCTTCGGCTACCGCATGATGGTGTGGGCGATCATCATCATCGGCGTGCTCAGCTTCGTGGTCTGGGCTCACCACATGTTCGTCAGCGGCATGAATCCCTACTTCGGCTTCCTGTTCGCCACCACCACCCTGATCATCGCCGTGCCCACCGCGATCAAGGTCTACAATTGGGTGCTGACGCTGTGGCGCGGCAACATCCGCATGACGGTGCCGATGCTGTTTGCCATCGGCTTCATCTTCACCTTCGTCAACGGTGGGCTCAGCGGGCTGTTCCTGGGCAACGTCACCGTCGACGTGCCACTGGCAGATACCTACTTCGTGGTCGGCCACTTCCATATGGTGATGGCGGTGGCACCGGTGCTGGTGGTGTTCGGTGCGATCTACCACTGGTACCCCAAGATCACCGGTCGGATGATGGATGACACCCTGGGCAAGGTGCACTTCTGGGTCACCTTCCTGGGCACCTACGCGATCTTCTACCCAATGCACTTCATGGGCTTCGCCGGCGTGCCGCGCCGCTACTACGGCTACGGCGAGACCGCCTATATCCCCGATTCGATCCAGACCCTCAACGCCTTCATGAGCGTGGCGGCGATCATCGTCGCGCTGGTGCAGCTGGTGTTCTTCTACAACCTGGTGCGTAGCTACTTCCACGGCCGCCAGGCGGGGCCCAATCCCTGGCAGGCCACCACCCTGGAGTGGCAGACCGAACACACCCCGCCGCGCCACGGCAACTTCGGCGCCGAGCTGCCGGTGGTCTACCGCTGGGCCTACGACTACAGCGTGCCCGGCGCCAAGCAGGATTTCCTGCCCCAGAACATGCCACCCGAGGCGGTCGAGGCCGATGACGCGGCGCCAAGGAGGTCGTCATGA
- a CDS encoding cytochrome oxidase subunit III: protein MTVSLVFLAVLMAVFGGWLFSYSFRVRPWEAQAAGSRQVQGLGGGQVPPAATAPRVGLAVFLAVVTSLFALTISAYLMRQEMAHDWHPLAVPGLLWWNTACLVLGSVALQLAWRAARHEQPAWLLRGLLAGGGLTIAFILGQALAWWQLQAAGHYLAANPANAFFFLLTALHAAHLLGGLFVWSRCLFRLQQGATPGAMRQSVELCALYWHFLLLVWAILFVLLLRT from the coding sequence ATGACCGTCTCGCTGGTGTTCCTGGCGGTGCTGATGGCCGTGTTCGGTGGCTGGCTGTTCAGCTATTCGTTCAGGGTACGCCCCTGGGAGGCCCAGGCCGCGGGGAGCCGCCAGGTCCAGGGGCTGGGCGGCGGCCAGGTGCCGCCTGCTGCGACCGCACCGCGGGTGGGATTGGCGGTATTTCTGGCGGTGGTCACCTCGCTGTTCGCGCTGACCATCAGCGCCTACCTGATGCGCCAGGAGATGGCCCATGACTGGCATCCACTGGCGGTGCCGGGCCTGCTGTGGTGGAACACGGCCTGTCTGGTGCTGGGCAGCGTGGCGCTGCAGCTGGCCTGGCGGGCCGCCCGGCACGAGCAGCCGGCATGGCTGCTGCGCGGGCTGCTGGCCGGAGGTGGCTTGACCATCGCCTTCATTCTCGGCCAGGCGCTGGCCTGGTGGCAGCTGCAGGCCGCTGGCCACTACTTGGCGGCCAATCCGGCCAATGCGTTCTTCTTCCTGCTCACGGCGCTGCACGCTGCGCACCTGCTCGGCGGTCTGTTCGTCTGGTCGCGCTGCCTGTTCCGCCTGCAGCAGGGCGCCACACCCGGCGCCATGCGCCAGAGCGTCGAGCTGTGCGCGCTGTACTGGCACTTCCTGCTGCTGGTGTGGGCCATTCTGTTCGTTCTGCTGCTGAGGACATGA
- a CDS encoding bb3-type cytochrome oxidase subunit IV, with the protein MSMANPDSNASPPSQGSSGLIRDWSAERRVFDVPWGKAMMWLFILSDVFIFACFLVGYMVLRMSTVEPWPDASEVFALTVAGQSIPLLLIAIMTFILISSSGTMALAVKYGYANDRRKTAALLLVTALLGASFVGMQAFEWAILIGEGVRPWENPWGAAQFGAVFFLITGFHGTHVTIGVIFIVIMAVKVMRGSLDGGRPGFLTGRRGNYGMVESLGLYWHFVDLVWVFIFAFFYLW; encoded by the coding sequence ATGAGCATGGCGAATCCCGATTCCAACGCCTCGCCGCCTTCCCAGGGCTCGTCCGGCCTGATCCGCGACTGGTCGGCGGAGCGGCGCGTGTTCGACGTGCCGTGGGGCAAGGCGATGATGTGGCTGTTCATCCTCAGCGACGTGTTCATCTTCGCCTGCTTCCTGGTCGGCTACATGGTGCTGCGCATGTCCACCGTGGAGCCCTGGCCGGATGCCAGCGAGGTGTTCGCGCTGACCGTCGCCGGGCAGTCGATCCCGCTGCTGCTGATCGCCATCATGACCTTCATCCTGATCTCGAGCAGCGGCACCATGGCCCTGGCGGTGAAGTATGGCTATGCCAACGACCGTCGCAAGACGGCCGCGCTGCTGCTGGTCACGGCGCTGCTGGGGGCCAGCTTCGTTGGCATGCAGGCCTTCGAGTGGGCGATCTTGATCGGCGAGGGCGTACGCCCTTGGGAGAACCCCTGGGGAGCGGCTCAGTTCGGCGCGGTGTTCTTCCTGATCACCGGTTTTCACGGCACCCATGTCACCATCGGCGTGATCTTCATCGTGATCATGGCGGTCAAGGTGATGCGCGGTTCGCTGGACGGCGGGCGGCCGGGGTTTCTGACCGGGCGCCGGGGCAACTACGGCATGGTCGAGAGCCTGGGACTCTACTGGCACTTCGTCGATCTGGTGTGGGTGTTTATCTTCGCATTCTTCTATTTATGGTAG
- a CDS encoding cytochrome C oxidase subunit IV — MAHDSDQHQPELRVYLRVWIWLFVLSVLSYLVDISGLEGYPKWGLITLFMLLKAGLIVAFFMHMAWERLSLIYTVLLPPAVLLFLVALMAMEANYTLLSRLANLAG, encoded by the coding sequence ATGGCGCATGACAGCGATCAACACCAGCCCGAGCTACGCGTCTATCTGCGCGTATGGATCTGGCTGTTCGTGCTCAGCGTACTCTCTTACCTGGTGGATATCTCGGGGCTCGAAGGGTATCCCAAGTGGGGCCTGATCACCCTGTTCATGCTGCTCAAGGCCGGCCTGATCGTGGCGTTCTTCATGCACATGGCGTGGGAGCGCCTGTCGCTCATCTACACCGTGCTGCTGCCGCCGGCGGTGCTGCTGTTCCTGGTCGCGCTGATGGCCATGGAAGCCAACTATACGCTGCTCTCGCGGCTCGCCAATCTGGCCGGTTGA
- a CDS encoding phosphohydrolase — protein sequence MIRSIEELRALYPPAKPRALQKQLSHLDQHCRRFIALSPFVVLASGDGAQQDASPRGGAPGFVKVVDDTTLLIPDSPGNNRLDSLSNIIASGRLGLLFLIPGVDESLRINGAAEVSVDEALLAQLTDERRTPRVVIRVTVEEAYLHCAKALMRSRLWADDSRRERAVLPSMGKMIQDQTGGSGEPESQAAMLARYRDEL from the coding sequence ATGATCCGCTCCATCGAGGAACTGCGTGCGCTCTACCCGCCTGCCAAGCCGCGCGCCCTGCAGAAGCAGCTCAGCCACCTGGATCAGCACTGCCGACGCTTCATCGCGCTGTCGCCGTTCGTGGTCCTGGCCAGCGGCGATGGCGCCCAGCAGGATGCCTCGCCACGTGGTGGCGCGCCCGGCTTCGTCAAGGTAGTCGATGACACCACGTTGTTGATTCCCGATTCACCGGGCAACAACCGCCTCGACTCGCTGAGCAATATCATCGCCAGCGGGCGTCTCGGGCTGCTGTTTCTGATCCCCGGCGTCGATGAGAGCCTGCGCATCAACGGCGCGGCCGAGGTGTCGGTGGACGAGGCGCTGCTGGCACAGCTGACAGACGAGCGCCGCACGCCTCGGGTGGTGATTCGGGTAACGGTAGAGGAGGCCTACCTGCACTGCGCCAAGGCACTGATGCGCTCGCGGCTGTGGGCCGACGACAGTCGCCGCGAACGTGCGGTGCTGCCGAGCATGGGCAAGATGATCCAGGACCAGACCGGCGGCAGCGGCGAACCCGAGAGCCAGGCGGCGATGCTGGCGCGCTATCGGGACGAGCTATGA
- a CDS encoding C4-dicarboxylate ABC transporter permease, with product MTGLLFALFFIFMLLGVPIALAIGASTLVAIHAQGVPLMVVTQQMFQGINSFALVAIPMFILAGDLMAQGKVSEKLVDFADALFGFLKGGLSLVSVGAGMFFAAISGSGAATTAAVGSSLVPELKRKGYDPASAASLIAASGTIGVVIPPSVPMIIYAVIAQQSVSKLFLNGFIPGLIMGLGLAAIAITQAYRRNYPRGTPLSMATIWRTLKSASWGLMTPVIILGGIFSGIFTPSEAAVVAVNYALLVSLFVYRDLRLADVYRILIRSAITTSVIMLVIATSAVLSWTLSSWQVPGAIAQAVLSLSTDPYVIMLLIVAIILLTGVFIETASALIILTPVLLPLVTQLGIDPIHFGIIIVMGLAIGMITPPVAINLYVASSVTQLPLERITRAILPYLLGLICVLLLVVYVPIMLGWSG from the coding sequence ATGACCGGCCTGCTGTTCGCGCTGTTCTTCATCTTCATGCTGCTCGGGGTACCCATCGCCCTGGCCATCGGCGCCAGCACCCTGGTCGCCATCCATGCCCAGGGCGTTCCCCTGATGGTGGTCACCCAGCAGATGTTTCAGGGCATCAACTCCTTTGCCCTGGTGGCAATACCCATGTTCATCCTCGCCGGCGACCTGATGGCCCAGGGCAAGGTCAGCGAAAAGCTGGTGGACTTCGCCGACGCCCTGTTCGGCTTTCTCAAGGGCGGGCTCTCGCTGGTCTCGGTGGGCGCGGGCATGTTCTTCGCCGCCATCTCCGGCTCCGGCGCTGCCACCACCGCAGCGGTAGGGTCGAGCCTGGTGCCGGAACTCAAGCGCAAGGGCTATGACCCGGCCTCCGCCGCCAGCCTGATCGCCGCCAGCGGCACCATTGGCGTGGTGATTCCCCCGTCGGTCCCCATGATCATCTATGCCGTGATCGCCCAGCAGTCGGTCTCCAAGCTGTTTCTCAACGGCTTCATACCCGGCCTGATCATGGGCCTGGGGCTTGCCGCGATTGCCATCACCCAGGCCTATCGCCGCAACTACCCGCGCGGCACGCCGCTGTCGATGGCGACCATCTGGCGCACCCTGAAGAGCGCCAGCTGGGGCCTGATGACGCCGGTGATCATCCTCGGCGGTATCTTTTCGGGGATCTTCACCCCTAGCGAGGCCGCCGTCGTGGCGGTCAACTATGCCCTACTGGTGTCGCTGTTCGTGTACCGCGACCTGCGCCTGGCCGACGTCTACCGCATCCTGATCCGCTCTGCGATCACCACCTCGGTAATCATGCTGGTGATCGCCACCTCCGCGGTGCTGAGCTGGACGCTGTCCAGCTGGCAGGTGCCCGGCGCCATCGCCCAGGCGGTGCTGTCGCTGTCCACCGATCCCTATGTGATCATGCTGCTGATCGTGGCGATCATCCTGCTCACCGGGGTATTCATCGAGACCGCCAGCGCGCTGATCATTCTCACCCCGGTGCTGCTGCCGCTGGTCACCCAGCTCGGCATCGATCCGATCCACTTCGGCATCATCATCGTCATGGGGCTGGCGATCGGCATGATCACCCCGCCGGTGGCGATCAACCTCTATGTCGCCTCCTCGGTCACCCAGCTGCCGTTGGAGCGCATCACCCGCGCCATCCTGCCCTACCTGCTGGGCTTGATCTGCGTGCTGCTGCTGGTGGTCTACGTACCCATCATGCTGGGCTGGTCGGGATGA
- a CDS encoding C4-dicarboxylate ABC transporter permease: protein MRLLLALLPRLQRFERAVDAVIQPLVFAGMAALIATITLQIVSRVLFSAVGWTEEVSRFLLIWITFLGATLAFQRGRHIAVTFVVEALPRRLQRLARIAALLVALGFMIALVVIGYQYMHAQSFQRSASLRLSMTYIYAVIPLASALMSWYALVDLVEALVAPPDAIDSGSPNAEEPPA from the coding sequence ATGCGATTGCTGCTCGCCCTGCTTCCGCGGCTGCAGCGTTTCGAGCGAGCCGTTGACGCCGTCATCCAGCCCCTGGTATTCGCTGGCATGGCGGCGTTGATCGCCACCATCACACTGCAGATCGTCTCTCGCGTACTGTTCAGTGCCGTCGGCTGGACCGAAGAAGTGTCGCGCTTTCTGCTGATCTGGATCACCTTCCTGGGTGCCACCCTGGCCTTCCAGCGCGGCCGGCACATCGCCGTGACGTTCGTCGTCGAGGCCCTGCCCAGGCGCCTGCAGCGGCTGGCACGTATCGCCGCCCTGCTGGTTGCGCTGGGTTTCATGATCGCGCTGGTGGTGATCGGCTATCAGTACATGCATGCCCAGAGCTTTCAGCGCTCGGCCTCGCTGCGCCTGTCGATGACCTATATCTACGCTGTGATACCGCTCGCCTCCGCACTGATGAGCTGGTATGCCCTGGTCGATCTGGTCGAGGCACTGGTGGCACCGCCCGACGCCATCGACTCGGGTAGCCCCAACGCCGAGGAACCGCCCGCATGA